A part of Solenopsis invicta isolate M01_SB chromosome 2, UNIL_Sinv_3.0, whole genome shotgun sequence genomic DNA contains:
- the LOC120359603 gene encoding uncharacterized protein LOC120359603 isoform X2: MNGNISDNTSSYNNGNHIMMDNEKNSSIDFIANVEPNSSEVRDVNYSMNVNDNICNTVNDGESNISNPVIRTDSDKIAFINNCDNKDNREKTGNLNVTFSFDKGNNLERVDDINATNSMNGNTSDNTSSYNNGNHIMMDNEKNSSIDFVANVEPNSCEVRDVNYSMNVNDNICNGNDLSILDNIIDINNSTNINFDDVLSYGNDKGCKFLDDNNINAINSHNSDNNELFVNLNGSGNNSETGIVINGDLIFPFDINSNILDDDNATAKTSASSSNNVDMILPCNDTSDNIASATNITNISEYLPSTSETTVETEIVECERNHVSTNNDKNSSVSLIDISSVNAFGCREENLSIPFSQPKGLQKKNFCYYCKKFQSKIARHLENVHKLEPEVQKFILLPKGNLERKKIIETIRKKGNFIHNTDPSLNTGTLVVCRRPAEKSGKSIKDYTCCAKCKGWHVKNNIRHHFKECAHVPKGRNVQILGRAVMGRIHECASETVRKFLFPVLREDDVTRCIRYDKLLITYANKLCIKYTHQHQQDMIRARLRLLGRFLIAIKEYNSIVTEFSDIYNPAVYDDCLKAVNKVADFNCITKKFGAPSVASNIGTYLKHIGNLLITENIKTNDKEKQEKTENFLKILQEDYGTSINKIVEENITQHKRQKKVTLPSMEDIKKLHSYLSNQRRLLYTKLQKKFTFHIWQDFAKVTLTSTQVFNRRRAGEIERVTIEDFNTREGITKKNCSDLYKTLKTNLKQIADKYVRFLIRGKLGRTVPVILDMEIVQCIELILKYRKDANVPQNNPYVFGIPNYSNKRNFKYLRACVLMRNFSKKCDAQMPHALRGTELRKHIATTCITLNLSENEVDDLANFMGHHEKIHKRHYRQSIPAVEIIRMTKFLEAALGEDAQQSNANDPEETVKDSSSEREESDSEKSEINESLSVQSESKFFETNITKRRTQQKSAILNNDYNSDEIYIPKMKKRRSTSPFGITKRRHWTEEERNTIFKEFAKEIAISQLPSAKKIVQVKDRNKCLVNRSVAQIKTWIHNYITGKIKRI; this comes from the exons ATGAATGGAAACATTTCTGATAATACATCTTCCTACAACAATGGTAATCATATCATGATggacaatgagaaaaattctaGCATTGATTTTATAGCTAATGTTGAACCAAATAGTAGTGAAGTGAGAGATGTTAACTATTCCATGAACGTTAATGATAACATATGCAATACAGTAAACGATGGTGAGAGTAACATTAGTAATCCTGTGATACGTACTGACTCTGATAAGATAGCGTTTATCAATAATTGcgataataaagataatagagAAAAGACAGGAAATCTGAACGTAACATTTTCCTTTGATAAGGGCAATAATTTAGAAAGGGTTGATGATATTAATGCCACAAATTCCATGAATGGAAACACTTCTGATAATACATCTTCCTACAACAATGGTAATCATATCATGATggacaatgagaaaaattctaGCATTGATTTTGTAGCTAATGTTGAACCAAATAGTTGTGAAGTGAGAGATGTTAACTATTCCATGAACGTTAATGATAACATATGCAATGGCAATGATCTTAGTATACTAGATAATATTATCGATATCAACAATTCTACGAATATCAATTTTGATGATGTATTGTCTTATGGGAATGACAAAGGCTGTAAATTTTTAGACGATAATAATATCAATGCTATAAATAGTCATAATTCTGataacaatgaattatttgttAACCTCAATGGCAGTGGCAATAATTCTGAGACAGGTATTGTTATCAACGGTGACCTTATATTTCCCTTTGACATTAACTCTAATATATTGGATGATGATAATGCTACTGCCAAAACTTCTGCGAGTTCCAGTAATAATGTTGATATGATCCTCCCTTGTAATGACACAAGTGATAATATTGCTTCTGcaacaaatataacaaatatttctgaATATCTACCTTCAACATCAGAAACTACAGTTGAAACAGAAATTGTAGAATGTGAAAGAAATCATGTTTctacaaataatgataaaaattcttCAGTGTCCCTGATAGACATTTCTTCTGTAAATGCATTTGGTTGtagagaagaaaatttaagtATTCCATTTTCTCAACCTAAAGGacttcaaaaaaagaatttttgctactactgcaaaaagtttcaaagtaaaattGCACGCCATttagaaaatgtacataaactGGAACCTGAAGTGCAGAAATTCATATTATTGCCAAAag gcaatttagaaagaaaaaaaattatagaaactattagaaagaaaggaaatttcATACACAATACGGATCCTTCTTTAAACACGGGTACGTTAGTTGTTTGCCGAAGGCCTGCTGAGAAGAgtggaaaaagtataaaagactATACGTGTTGTGCAAAATGTAAAGGATGgcacgttaaaaataatattagacacCATTTTAAAGAATGTGCACATGTACCCAAAGGCagaaatgttcaaattttggGACGTGCGGTGATGGGAAGGATTCATGAATGTGCAAGTGAAACAgtaagaaagtttttatttccAGTTTTAAGGGAAGATGATGTTACACGATGTATCagatatgataaattattaataacatatgcAAATAAGCTATGTATCAAGTACACTCATCAACATCAACAAGATATGATACGTGCTAGGCTTCGATTATTAGGACGGTTTCTTATcgcaataaaagaatataactCTATAGTAACAGAATTTTCTGACATATACAATCCTGCGGTATACGATGATTGTCTTAAAGCAGTAAATAAAGTAGctgattttaattgtattactaaaaaattcggtGCCCCATCAGTTGCGTCAAATATTGGAACATATTTAAAACACATcggtaatttattaataacagagaacataaaaacaaatgacaaagaaaagcaagaaaaaactgaaaattttttaaaaatattgcaagaagATTATGGAACATCTATTAACAAAATAGTAGAAGAAAATATAACGCAACATAAAAGACAGAAGAAAGTTACACTACCATCTATGGAGGATATAAAGAAGTTACATTCATATTTATCGAATCAAAGaagattattatatacaaagctTCAAAAGAAATTCACGTTCCACATATGGCAGGATTTTGCAAAAGTTACACTTACATCCACACAAGTTTTCAATAGGAGAAGAGCTGGAGAAATTGAACGTGTTACCATAGAAGACTTTAATACTCGCGAAggcataacaaaaaaaaattgttcagatttatataaaacattaaaaacaaatttaaaacag atTGCTGATAAATATGTGAGGTTCTTAATTCGTGGCAAATTGGGGCGCACAGTGCCTGTGATTTTAGACATGGAAATAGTTCAGTGCATtgaactaattttaaaatatcgaaaGGATGCAAACGTTCCTCAAAATAATCCTTACGTATTTGGAATACCTAATTATAGCAATAAGcgcaatttcaaatatttaagagCATGTGTTCTTATGCGGAATTTCTCTAAAAAGTGCGATGCACAGATGCCACATGCATTAAGAGGTACTGAATTGCGAAAACACATTGCTACGACATGTATTACGTTGAATTTATCTGAAAATGAAGTAGATGATTTGGCAAACTTTATGGGGCATCACGAAAAAATTCACAAACGCCACTATCGACAGTCTATACCAGCGGTAGAAATTATTAGAATGACCAAATTTCTGGAAGCAGCATTAGGTGAAGATGCACAACAGTCCAATGCTAATGATCCAG aagagacAGTAAAAGATTCCTCGAGTGAAAGAGAAGAAAGCGATTCTGAAAAGAGTGAGATAAATGAATCCTTGTCAGTGCAGTCTGaaagcaaattttttgaaactaaCATAACAAAAAGGCGAACGCAACAAAAGTCTGCCATTTTGAATAATGATTATAATTCCGATGAAATTTATATTCCTAAGATGAAAAAACGTCGTAGta caTCTCCATTTGGCATAACAAAAAGAAGACATTGGACAGAAGAAGAACGTAATACAATATTCAaagaatttgcaaaagaaattgCTATTTCTCAATTGCCATCTGCTAAGAAAATTGTCCAAGTAAAAGATAGAAATAAGTGTTTGGTTAATCGATCTGTTGCTCAAATTAAAACATGGATACATAACTATATAACTGGCAAAATTAAACGTATTTAA
- the LOC120359603 gene encoding uncharacterized protein LOC120359603 isoform X1: protein MPRIALQNIKLVTDAKSIIKEVQHVSSVNKHITSSINCIDFEKNTISFDKRSDRNTVNDGESNISNPVIRTDSDKIAFINNCDNKDNREKTGNLNVTFSFDRSNNLERVDDINATNSMNGNISDNTSSYNNGNHIMMDNEKNSSIDFIANVEPNSSEVRDVNYSMNVNDNICNTVNDGESNISNPVIRTDSDKIAFINNCDNKDNREKTGNLNVTFSFDKGNNLERVDDINATNSMNGNTSDNTSSYNNGNHIMMDNEKNSSIDFVANVEPNSCEVRDVNYSMNVNDNICNGNDLSILDNIIDINNSTNINFDDVLSYGNDKGCKFLDDNNINAINSHNSDNNELFVNLNGSGNNSETGIVINGDLIFPFDINSNILDDDNATAKTSASSSNNVDMILPCNDTSDNIASATNITNISEYLPSTSETTVETEIVECERNHVSTNNDKNSSVSLIDISSVNAFGCREENLSIPFSQPKGLQKKNFCYYCKKFQSKIARHLENVHKLEPEVQKFILLPKGNLERKKIIETIRKKGNFIHNTDPSLNTGTLVVCRRPAEKSGKSIKDYTCCAKCKGWHVKNNIRHHFKECAHVPKGRNVQILGRAVMGRIHECASETVRKFLFPVLREDDVTRCIRYDKLLITYANKLCIKYTHQHQQDMIRARLRLLGRFLIAIKEYNSIVTEFSDIYNPAVYDDCLKAVNKVADFNCITKKFGAPSVASNIGTYLKHIGNLLITENIKTNDKEKQEKTENFLKILQEDYGTSINKIVEENITQHKRQKKVTLPSMEDIKKLHSYLSNQRRLLYTKLQKKFTFHIWQDFAKVTLTSTQVFNRRRAGEIERVTIEDFNTREGITKKNCSDLYKTLKTNLKQIADKYVRFLIRGKLGRTVPVILDMEIVQCIELILKYRKDANVPQNNPYVFGIPNYSNKRNFKYLRACVLMRNFSKKCDAQMPHALRGTELRKHIATTCITLNLSENEVDDLANFMGHHEKIHKRHYRQSIPAVEIIRMTKFLEAALGEDAQQSNANDPEETVKDSSSEREESDSEKSEINESLSVQSESKFFETNITKRRTQQKSAILNNDYNSDEIYIPKMKKRRSTSPFGITKRRHWTEEERNTIFKEFAKEIAISQLPSAKKIVQVKDRNKCLVNRSVAQIKTWIHNYITGKIKRI, encoded by the exons aTGCCAAGAATtgctttacaaaatataaaattagtgaCTGATGCTAAAAGTA TCATTAAAGAAGTACAGCATGTCAGTAGTGTTAATAAGCATATCACTAGTTCGATTAACTGCATAGACTTTGAGAAGAATACAATATCTTTTGATAAAAGATCTGATCGCAATACAGTAAACGATGGTGAGAGTAACATTAGTAATCCTGTGATACGTACTGACTCTGATAAGATAGCATTTATcaataattgtgataataaagataatagagAAAAGACTGGAAATCTGAACGTAACATTTTCTTTTGATAGGAGCAATAATTTAGAAAGGGTTGATGATATTAATGCCACAAATTCCATGAATGGAAACATTTCTGATAATACATCTTCCTACAACAATGGTAATCATATCATGATggacaatgagaaaaattctaGCATTGATTTTATAGCTAATGTTGAACCAAATAGTAGTGAAGTGAGAGATGTTAACTATTCCATGAACGTTAATGATAACATATGCAATACAGTAAACGATGGTGAGAGTAACATTAGTAATCCTGTGATACGTACTGACTCTGATAAGATAGCGTTTATCAATAATTGcgataataaagataatagagAAAAGACAGGAAATCTGAACGTAACATTTTCCTTTGATAAGGGCAATAATTTAGAAAGGGTTGATGATATTAATGCCACAAATTCCATGAATGGAAACACTTCTGATAATACATCTTCCTACAACAATGGTAATCATATCATGATggacaatgagaaaaattctaGCATTGATTTTGTAGCTAATGTTGAACCAAATAGTTGTGAAGTGAGAGATGTTAACTATTCCATGAACGTTAATGATAACATATGCAATGGCAATGATCTTAGTATACTAGATAATATTATCGATATCAACAATTCTACGAATATCAATTTTGATGATGTATTGTCTTATGGGAATGACAAAGGCTGTAAATTTTTAGACGATAATAATATCAATGCTATAAATAGTCATAATTCTGataacaatgaattatttgttAACCTCAATGGCAGTGGCAATAATTCTGAGACAGGTATTGTTATCAACGGTGACCTTATATTTCCCTTTGACATTAACTCTAATATATTGGATGATGATAATGCTACTGCCAAAACTTCTGCGAGTTCCAGTAATAATGTTGATATGATCCTCCCTTGTAATGACACAAGTGATAATATTGCTTCTGcaacaaatataacaaatatttctgaATATCTACCTTCAACATCAGAAACTACAGTTGAAACAGAAATTGTAGAATGTGAAAGAAATCATGTTTctacaaataatgataaaaattcttCAGTGTCCCTGATAGACATTTCTTCTGTAAATGCATTTGGTTGtagagaagaaaatttaagtATTCCATTTTCTCAACCTAAAGGacttcaaaaaaagaatttttgctactactgcaaaaagtttcaaagtaaaattGCACGCCATttagaaaatgtacataaactGGAACCTGAAGTGCAGAAATTCATATTATTGCCAAAag gcaatttagaaagaaaaaaaattatagaaactattagaaagaaaggaaatttcATACACAATACGGATCCTTCTTTAAACACGGGTACGTTAGTTGTTTGCCGAAGGCCTGCTGAGAAGAgtggaaaaagtataaaagactATACGTGTTGTGCAAAATGTAAAGGATGgcacgttaaaaataatattagacacCATTTTAAAGAATGTGCACATGTACCCAAAGGCagaaatgttcaaattttggGACGTGCGGTGATGGGAAGGATTCATGAATGTGCAAGTGAAACAgtaagaaagtttttatttccAGTTTTAAGGGAAGATGATGTTACACGATGTATCagatatgataaattattaataacatatgcAAATAAGCTATGTATCAAGTACACTCATCAACATCAACAAGATATGATACGTGCTAGGCTTCGATTATTAGGACGGTTTCTTATcgcaataaaagaatataactCTATAGTAACAGAATTTTCTGACATATACAATCCTGCGGTATACGATGATTGTCTTAAAGCAGTAAATAAAGTAGctgattttaattgtattactaaaaaattcggtGCCCCATCAGTTGCGTCAAATATTGGAACATATTTAAAACACATcggtaatttattaataacagagaacataaaaacaaatgacaaagaaaagcaagaaaaaactgaaaattttttaaaaatattgcaagaagATTATGGAACATCTATTAACAAAATAGTAGAAGAAAATATAACGCAACATAAAAGACAGAAGAAAGTTACACTACCATCTATGGAGGATATAAAGAAGTTACATTCATATTTATCGAATCAAAGaagattattatatacaaagctTCAAAAGAAATTCACGTTCCACATATGGCAGGATTTTGCAAAAGTTACACTTACATCCACACAAGTTTTCAATAGGAGAAGAGCTGGAGAAATTGAACGTGTTACCATAGAAGACTTTAATACTCGCGAAggcataacaaaaaaaaattgttcagatttatataaaacattaaaaacaaatttaaaacag atTGCTGATAAATATGTGAGGTTCTTAATTCGTGGCAAATTGGGGCGCACAGTGCCTGTGATTTTAGACATGGAAATAGTTCAGTGCATtgaactaattttaaaatatcgaaaGGATGCAAACGTTCCTCAAAATAATCCTTACGTATTTGGAATACCTAATTATAGCAATAAGcgcaatttcaaatatttaagagCATGTGTTCTTATGCGGAATTTCTCTAAAAAGTGCGATGCACAGATGCCACATGCATTAAGAGGTACTGAATTGCGAAAACACATTGCTACGACATGTATTACGTTGAATTTATCTGAAAATGAAGTAGATGATTTGGCAAACTTTATGGGGCATCACGAAAAAATTCACAAACGCCACTATCGACAGTCTATACCAGCGGTAGAAATTATTAGAATGACCAAATTTCTGGAAGCAGCATTAGGTGAAGATGCACAACAGTCCAATGCTAATGATCCAG aagagacAGTAAAAGATTCCTCGAGTGAAAGAGAAGAAAGCGATTCTGAAAAGAGTGAGATAAATGAATCCTTGTCAGTGCAGTCTGaaagcaaattttttgaaactaaCATAACAAAAAGGCGAACGCAACAAAAGTCTGCCATTTTGAATAATGATTATAATTCCGATGAAATTTATATTCCTAAGATGAAAAAACGTCGTAGta caTCTCCATTTGGCATAACAAAAAGAAGACATTGGACAGAAGAAGAACGTAATACAATATTCAaagaatttgcaaaagaaattgCTATTTCTCAATTGCCATCTGCTAAGAAAATTGTCCAAGTAAAAGATAGAAATAAGTGTTTGGTTAATCGATCTGTTGCTCAAATTAAAACATGGATACATAACTATATAACTGGCAAAATTAAACGTATTTAA